acataatgTTGTGGATTCCTTGAGATGTACGGTATGTGATGAGAATTTCACCAGAAAGTGGGACATGATGATACACATGAGGAGACATAATTTAGAGAAGCCCTTCAAGTGTGAGATATGTAACAGGAAATTTTCATATAAAGGTCATCTAGACAATCATATTAGAGAGCATACTGGAGAAGAGCTTCACAGTTGTGAAGTGTGTAATAAGAGATTTTGTCATAAAGGAAACTTAGTAATGCACATGAAAAGGCATGTGGAGAAAATTTATAAGTGTGAGACATGTAGCAAAAAATTTTCATACAAAGCTGCTCTAGTTAACCACATTCGTGGGCATACAATAGAGAAACTTCATGGCTGTGATCTGTGTAATCAAAAGTTTTCttgcaaaaatattttaataacccACATGAAGAAACATACTGGAGAAAAGCCATTTAGCTGTGATGTGTGTGGAGTAAAGTTTTCTCAGAAAGGTAATCTGGGTGTGCACATGAGAAAACATACAGGTGAGAAGCCTTATAGATGTGAAGTGTGTTATTTAAGTTTCTCAGAGAAAAGTACTTTAGTTAAGCACATGAGAAGACATACTGGGGAAAAACCATATACCTGCGAAGACTGTGGGAGGAAATTCTCTGTTAGGGGAACTTTAGTAAATCATATGAGACTACATACAGGTGGTAAGCCTTATGGATGTGAGGTTTGTAGCAAGCGGTTCACTCGCAAAAAAAAATTGGATAAGCATATGCTAGTACATAGCAAAGAACATACCAGAAACATCCAAAAACCATCCAAACTCAAAAAGAAGTCTGTTAATAGTTGAATTATTAAAACCTTACTCAAAGGATGTACACAAATTCATCAGTGTAAGATATATAACCATcacttcattattaatatttgggCCATACTTTGAAAATATCATTAACTCATATCtgctatttacattatcatcaagaCCAGTATTCATTTGTTCATAGTTTtactatattatctttatttaaaatGCAGTTAAATGCATCATGTTCATCTTCAATTGTATTTTTGTGACAGTCCATTGTAAAGTATTAAAAAGAATTTGAGGTAATCAGTTGTAATGAGAATCAGACACTAGGCCTACCTTACCTCACCAATTTACCTAATTCCTTG
This genomic stretch from Penaeus chinensis breed Huanghai No. 1 chromosome 8, ASM1920278v2, whole genome shotgun sequence harbors:
- the LOC125028070 gene encoding gastrula zinc finger protein XlCGF8.2DB-like, with amino-acid sequence MDNKKLEPQNCGDSVKVYIKEESDLNQKEEIQYLEEADFSYNNQKVCLESNSSDVLYKKDELEMVEHPKIRIFVCNICGKTFSTNSSLVSHMNIHNVVDSLRCTVCDENFTRKWDMMIHMRRHNLEKPFKCEICNRKFSYKGHLDNHIREHTGEELHSCEVCNKRFCHKGNLVMHMKRHVEKIYKCETCSKKFSYKAALVNHIRGHTIEKLHGCDLCNQKFSCKNILITHMKKHTGEKPFSCDVCGVKFSQKGNLGVHMRKHTGEKPYRCEVCYLSFSEKSTLVKHMRRHTGEKPYTCEDCGRKFSVRGTLVNHMRLHTGGKPYGCEVCSKRFTRKKKLDKHMLVHSKEHTRNIQKPSKLKKKSVNS